The Musa acuminata AAA Group cultivar baxijiao chromosome BXJ2-2, Cavendish_Baxijiao_AAA, whole genome shotgun sequence genome has a segment encoding these proteins:
- the LOC103975295 gene encoding glycosyltransferase BC10, translating to MISSWPFVICLVLLVSMPVVFVLAHRILMPTTLPGIPDMDEADDVALFRRATLASAGGGGSAGLRRRPPSAPKIAFLFLTNSDLTFAPLWERFFRGHERLFNVYVHADPAARLLLSPTPSFLGRFIPAKATKRASPTLISAARRLLAAALVDDPANAFFALLSQHCVPLHSFRFTYRALLADPGAPPTPTGGRRHRRSYIEILSGEPGLRDRYVARGDDVMIHEVPFEQFRVGSQFFVLARRHAVLVVRDRRLWKKFKMPCLKSMADSCYPEEHYFPTLLEMQDPQGCTRYTLTRVNWTDSVGGHPHTYRPPEISASLINRLRRSNSTYSYLFARKFSPDCLDPLFKLADSVIFQD from the coding sequence ATGATTTCTTCGTGGCCGTTTGTCATTTGTTTGGTTCTGTTGGTGTCGATGCCGGTGGTGTTCGTTCTGGCCCACCGGATTCTGATGCCGACGACGCTGCCGGGCATCCCCGATATGGACGAGGCCGACGACGTCGCACTGTTCCGCCGCGCCACCCTTGCCTCCGCCGGGGGTGGTGGGAGCGCCGGGTTACGCCGCAGACCGCCGTCGGCGCCCAAGATCGCGTTTCTGTTCCTCACCAACTCCGACCTCACGTTCGCGCCGCTGTGGGAGCGGTTCTTCCGTGGCCACGAGCGGCTGTTCAACGTCTACGTGCACGCCGACCCTGCCGCCCGCCTCCTCCTCTCGCCGACGCCGTCGTTCCTCGGCCGCTTCATCCCGGCAAAGGCCACGAAGCGCGCCTCGCCGACCCTCATCTCGGCCGCGCGGCGCCTGCTCGCGGCCGCTCTCGTCGACGACCCAGCGAACGCTTTCTTCGCTCTCCTATCCCAGCACTGCGTTCCCCTCCACTCCTTCCGGTTTACCTATCGCGCCCTCCTCGCTGATCCCGGCGCGCCTCCCACTCCCACCGGCGGTCGGCGCCATCGCCGAAGCTACATCGAGATCCTCTCCGGCGAGCCGGGGCTGCGGGACCGGTACGTGGCCCGCGGCGATGACGTGATGATTCACGAGGTACCGTTCGAGCAGTTCCGCGTCGGGTCGCAATTCTTCGTCCTCGCCAGGCGGCACGCCGTGCTGGTGGTGCGCGACCGCCGCCTCTGGAAGAAGTTCAAGATGCCTTGCTTGAAGTCGATGGCGGATTCCTGCTACCCCGAGGAGCACTACTTCCCAACGCTCCTCGAGATGCAGGACCCCCAAGGATGCACTCGTTACACTCTGACAAGAGTGAATTGGACGGACAGCGTCGGCGGGCATCCGCACACGTATCGGCCGCCTGAGATCTCTGCAAGTCTTATCAACCGACTACGGAGGTCCAATTCGACGTACTCATACCTCTTCGCTCGCAAGTTCTCGCCGGATTGCCTCGATCCATTGTTCAAGCTCGCCGACAGCGTGATCTTCCAAGACTAG
- the LOC135604854 gene encoding RING-H2 finger protein ATL70-like has product MARGMQSLPNSNHRFYHLPDQIMNPSGFGRGDSVSMFSTDGIGGIGFGVGVSVGVLLLVITIALAFNSCARTNATSSRRPARRLAGAMADVETGLDEATLMRYPKVVFAQAKLVDEGGAASRCSICLSEYEDADVLRVLPECGHLFHLKCVDPWLRLRPTCPLCRTTPLPSPSPTPLAEVIPLGRQSR; this is encoded by the coding sequence ATGGCAAGAGGAATGCAGAGCCTGCCGAACTCGAACCACCGTTTCTATCATCTACCAGACCAGATCATGAACCCCTCGGGGTTCGGCCGTGGAGATTCTGTCAGCATGTTCAGCACAGATGGGATCGGCGGAATCGGCTTTGGCGTCGGCGTTTCCGTCGGTGTGCTGCTTCTCGTTATCACCATCGCTCTTGCATTCAACAGCTGTGCTCGAACCAACGCCACCTCTTCCAGGCGGCCTGCGAGAAGGCTCGCCGGTGCGATGGCGGACGTGGAAACCGGACTTGACGAGGCCACGTTGATGAGGTACCCGAAGGTCGTCTTCGCGCAGGCCAAGCTCGTTGACGAGGGAGGTGCAGCCTCGCGCTGCTCGATATGCCTCTCGGAGTACGAGGACGCCGACGTGCTTCGGGTGTTGCCGGAGTGCGggcacctgttccatttgaaatgcGTCGATCCATGGCTGCGGTTGCGGCCGACGTGCCCGCTCTGCCGCACGACGCCGTTGCCGAGTCCCTCGCCGACGCCGCTTGCTGAGGTCATTCCATTGGGAAGGCAGTCACGATAG